A genomic window from Indioceanicola profundi includes:
- a CDS encoding CheR family methyltransferase, with the protein MSPSPAELQRDPRFPQLKAMAIELTGMTFYADKDESLAAAFARRMKAAGAADGTAYLRLLTGDQAVAEKDALAAELTIGETYFLRHAGQWTAFTDRIIPDILARKADIRQLRIWSAGCATGAEAYTAAILLKERFGRELKDWDVGILGTDINRRFLAAARAARFGSWSFRATPDDLRDRCFTRAGSHWELKPDYRAWTSFQYHNLVRDRVPLELGSPDLIFCRNVFIYFDQETNARILAEFHKSLPEGGWLLVGHAEPDMRLFRDYEAVMLPDAVLYRKPEGGVVRPQPLWTKLAPKPSLQLPPPAASRPRRQQSAPVRRAPPAKPAPLPPMPVPQPPAAAPALAEEVEQLIRRGDWEGAAAACQRWLSQEPLDPWVHFCLGMVHEQRGGVPQAIEAYRRALYLDRTALIAHYQLGCLLRPTDQEGAQRCFRNVLDLSQRTEPTAAVRGVPGITVEELRQAAQTQITQLERPS; encoded by the coding sequence GTGAGCCCCTCTCCCGCCGAGTTGCAGCGCGACCCCCGGTTCCCGCAACTCAAGGCAATGGCCATCGAACTGACCGGCATGACTTTCTATGCCGACAAGGATGAATCCCTGGCAGCCGCCTTCGCCCGGCGCATGAAGGCGGCCGGTGCTGCGGACGGAACGGCCTATCTGCGTCTGCTGACCGGCGACCAGGCGGTGGCGGAGAAGGATGCCCTGGCGGCGGAGCTGACCATCGGGGAAACCTACTTCCTGCGCCATGCCGGCCAATGGACAGCCTTCACCGACCGCATCATACCGGACATCCTGGCCCGCAAGGCGGACATCCGACAGCTCCGGATCTGGAGTGCCGGCTGCGCGACCGGTGCTGAAGCCTATACGGCGGCTATCCTGCTGAAGGAGCGCTTCGGCCGGGAGCTGAAGGACTGGGATGTCGGCATTCTGGGCACCGACATCAACCGGCGCTTCCTGGCCGCTGCCCGGGCGGCGCGCTTCGGCTCCTGGTCGTTCCGTGCCACGCCCGACGATCTGCGCGACCGCTGCTTCACCCGTGCGGGCAGCCATTGGGAGCTGAAGCCCGACTACCGTGCCTGGACGAGCTTCCAGTACCACAATCTGGTGCGCGACCGCGTTCCGCTCGAGCTGGGCAGCCCGGACCTGATCTTCTGCCGTAATGTCTTTATTTATTTCGATCAGGAAACAAACGCCCGAATCCTTGCGGAATTCCACAAGAGCCTGCCGGAGGGCGGATGGCTTTTGGTCGGCCATGCGGAGCCGGACATGCGGCTGTTCCGAGACTATGAAGCGGTGATGCTGCCGGACGCGGTTCTGTACCGCAAGCCGGAGGGCGGGGTGGTCCGGCCGCAGCCGCTCTGGACCAAGCTCGCCCCCAAGCCCTCGCTCCAGCTTCCGCCGCCGGCTGCCTCACGCCCGCGCCGTCAGCAATCCGCGCCGGTGCGGCGCGCCCCACCCGCGAAGCCTGCCCCCCTGCCGCCCATGCCGGTGCCGCAGCCTCCCGCGGCCGCCCCTGCACTGGCGGAGGAAGTGGAGCAACTGATCCGCCGTGGCGATTGGGAGGGTGCAGCCGCAGCCTGCCAACGCTGGTTGAGCCAGGAGCCGCTGGACCCCTGGGTGCATTTCTGCCTCGGCATGGTGCATGAGCAGCGCGGAGGTGTTCCGCAGGCGATCGAGGCGTACCGCCGCGCGCTCTACCTGGACCGCACTGCGCTGATTGCGCATTACCAGCTTGGATGCCTGCTGCGGCCCACCGACCAGGAGGGCGCGCAACGCTGTTTCCGGAACGTGCTCGACCTCTCCCAGCGAACGGAGCCGACGGCCGCCGTGCGCGGCGTGCCCGGCATCACGGTCGAGGAACTGCGGCAGGCGGCACAGACCCAGATCACCCAGCTTGAACGTCCCTCATGA